A stretch of the Bacillus anthracis str. Vollum genome encodes the following:
- a CDS encoding GNAT family N-acetyltransferase, whose protein sequence is MFTLRVDDEIELQLLEKHHKEELYQLINQNRNHLRRWLPWVDGMKSADAYNEICPMWLKKFAEGDGFESGIRYKGKLVGMVGIHPVSWGKKAASLGYYLAEDAGGKGIMTRSVKAVLHYAFENLKLNKMEIRCGVENVKSRAIPERLEFKLDGILRDEEWLYDHFHDIAVYSLLASEWKEIQDK, encoded by the coding sequence ATGTTCACACTCCGAGTAGACGACGAAATTGAATTACAGTTATTAGAGAAGCATCATAAAGAGGAACTATATCAATTAATAAATCAAAACCGTAATCATTTAAGAAGATGGCTTCCTTGGGTAGATGGGATGAAATCTGCTGATGCTTATAATGAGATTTGTCCGATGTGGTTAAAGAAGTTTGCAGAGGGAGACGGTTTTGAAAGTGGTATACGTTATAAAGGAAAGCTCGTTGGGATGGTAGGCATTCATCCGGTAAGCTGGGGGAAGAAAGCGGCGAGCCTTGGATATTATCTTGCAGAAGATGCTGGCGGGAAAGGTATTATGACGCGTAGCGTAAAGGCTGTACTTCACTATGCATTTGAGAATTTAAAATTAAATAAAATGGAAATTAGATGCGGTGTTGAAAATGTGAAAAGCCGTGCTATTCCAGAGCGTTTAGAGTTTAAGTTAGATGGTATTTTAAGAGATGAAGAATGGCTGTATGATCATTTTCACGATATCGCTGTATACAGTTTACTAGCTTCAGAATGGAAAGAGATTCAAGATAAGTAG
- the murC gene encoding UDP-N-acetylmuramate--L-alanine ligase, with protein MTVYHFVGIKGTGMSSLAQILHDMKHTVQGSDYEKRFFTQTALEKRNISILPFDKSNVKEGQVIIAGNAFPDTHEEIVAAKELNIPVHRYHHFLGDLMNQYTSVAVTGAHGKTSTTGLLAHVMQGAHPTSYLIGDGTGHGVENSKYFVFEACEYRRHFLSYNPDYAIMTNIDFDHPDYFTDINDVFSAFQEMALQVKKGIIACGDDEELQKIQAKVPVIFYGFGEDNDFQARNIQKRTDGTIFDVFVRNTYYDTFKITGYGNHSVLNALAVIALCHYENVDVEAVKHQLTTFEGVKRRFNEKPMGEQVIIDDYAHHPTEINATIEAARQKHPEREIVAVFQPHTFSRTEKFLDEFAESLSKADQVYLCDIFGSARENKGELTIEDLQKRIDGAELITDTTTDVLKKHKNGVLIFMGAGDIQKFEAAYVKEVQVAEK; from the coding sequence ATGACAGTTTACCATTTTGTAGGAATTAAAGGAACAGGAATGAGTTCATTAGCGCAAATTCTTCATGACATGAAGCATACTGTTCAAGGGTCTGATTATGAAAAGCGTTTCTTTACACAAACAGCGTTGGAAAAGCGTAATATCTCGATTCTTCCTTTTGATAAAAGTAATGTAAAAGAAGGACAAGTGATTATTGCAGGAAATGCATTTCCTGATACGCATGAAGAAATCGTAGCAGCAAAAGAATTAAACATCCCAGTACATCGTTACCATCACTTCTTAGGTGATCTTATGAACCAATACACAAGTGTTGCTGTAACTGGTGCGCATGGAAAAACATCAACAACTGGTTTGTTAGCCCATGTAATGCAAGGTGCACACCCTACATCTTACCTTATTGGAGATGGAACAGGGCATGGGGTAGAAAATAGTAAGTATTTTGTATTTGAAGCTTGTGAGTATCGTCGTCATTTCTTGTCTTACAATCCAGACTATGCAATTATGACAAACATTGATTTTGATCATCCAGATTATTTCACAGATATCAATGATGTATTCAGTGCATTCCAAGAGATGGCATTGCAAGTGAAAAAAGGCATTATTGCATGTGGAGATGATGAAGAACTTCAAAAAATTCAAGCGAAAGTACCTGTTATTTTCTATGGATTTGGAGAAGATAATGATTTCCAAGCACGTAACATTCAAAAGAGAACTGACGGTACTATTTTCGATGTATTCGTTCGTAATACGTACTATGACACGTTCAAAATTACAGGCTACGGCAACCACAGCGTATTAAATGCATTAGCAGTAATCGCACTTTGCCATTATGAAAACGTTGATGTAGAAGCAGTTAAGCATCAGTTAACAACTTTTGAAGGCGTAAAACGTCGCTTTAATGAAAAGCCAATGGGAGAGCAAGTTATTATTGATGACTACGCACACCATCCGACAGAAATTAATGCAACGATTGAAGCAGCTCGTCAAAAACATCCAGAGCGTGAAATTGTCGCTGTATTCCAGCCGCACACATTCTCACGTACAGAAAAGTTCTTAGATGAGTTCGCTGAAAGCCTAAGCAAAGCTGACCAAGTATACTTATGTGATATTTTCGGATCAGCGCGCGAAAACAAAGGTGAATTAACAATCGAAGATCTGCAAAAGCGTATTGACGGTGCAGAACTAATTACAGATACAACAACGGATGTATTAAAGAAACATAAAAACGGCGTTCTCATTTTCATGGGCGCAGGAGACATCCAAAAATTCGAAGCAGCTTACGTAAAAGAAGTTCAAGTTGCAGAGAAGTAA
- a CDS encoding CamS family sex pheromone protein, which yields MKKMALSFAVVSLLLGACSNDTISKKDEVIQKDTKEKSMIPRTAVSKDYYRTVIPLKEQKVINTANITTNSKLDLAEYENGLMNIAKEQFDTENHVLQLNQYIPEKLVDELVAKVKAPVLTNIIEQDYFGKQNSNELSLSGVMIGLAMSSSVSNEEAMSKGTEVANQLIEAIHKNDKYNKSPITFAIFKQESTSSLKNGTYIASATVQKNDTNIGNWNAIEEKAYSYPSDEFTQAHGEDNTKIDDFAKEMKGFSPGDFIPVNAKVSYKKNQMDTLNMNIVIKYNGKTELMALTQLAAQIMLEQLPKDAKVQLQIKSENKIEAIVIKEKNSDKPFVSFL from the coding sequence ATGAAGAAAATGGCATTATCTTTCGCGGTCGTAAGTCTATTACTAGGAGCTTGTAGTAATGATACGATTAGTAAGAAGGATGAAGTTATACAGAAAGATACGAAAGAAAAAAGTATGATTCCAAGAACTGCTGTTTCTAAAGATTATTATAGAACTGTAATCCCTTTAAAAGAACAAAAGGTTATAAATACAGCTAATATAACAACAAATTCTAAATTAGATTTAGCAGAGTATGAAAATGGTTTAATGAATATTGCGAAAGAGCAATTTGATACAGAGAATCATGTGCTTCAATTAAATCAGTATATTCCTGAGAAGTTAGTTGATGAACTAGTCGCAAAAGTAAAAGCGCCCGTTTTGACAAATATTATAGAACAAGACTATTTCGGAAAGCAGAATTCAAACGAACTAAGTTTATCTGGTGTTATGATCGGTTTAGCTATGTCTTCAAGTGTATCGAATGAAGAAGCAATGTCTAAGGGGACTGAAGTTGCCAATCAACTGATTGAAGCTATTCATAAAAATGACAAGTATAATAAATCCCCAATTACGTTTGCTATCTTTAAGCAAGAAAGTACAAGTTCTTTAAAAAATGGTACGTATATTGCTAGTGCTACTGTTCAAAAGAATGATACGAACATTGGAAATTGGAATGCGATTGAAGAAAAAGCGTATTCATATCCTTCTGATGAATTTACACAAGCACATGGAGAAGATAATACAAAAATAGATGACTTTGCTAAGGAAATGAAAGGTTTTTCTCCTGGAGACTTTATTCCAGTAAATGCTAAAGTTTCTTATAAGAAAAATCAAATGGATACATTAAATATGAATATTGTTATTAAATATAACGGTAAAACAGAATTAATGGCTCTTACTCAATTGGCTGCTCAAATTATGTTAGAACAATTACCGAAAGATGCAAAAGTACAATTGCAGATAAAGTCCGAGAATAAAATCGAGGCAATTGTTATAAAAGAGAAAAACAGCGATAAACCGTTTGTTTCCTTCTTATAA
- the ytxJ gene encoding bacillithiol system redox-active protein YtxJ, with the protein MNMTKVETIEELEVLVEKNEPYVLFKHSTTCPISHGAYTEFQAYCSEERAVPAYCLYVQDARDVSNRVAEQYSIKHESPQVLYIKDGMVVWNTSHWNIKKDALEENIK; encoded by the coding sequence ATGAATATGACAAAAGTTGAAACAATTGAAGAGCTTGAAGTATTAGTAGAAAAAAACGAACCTTATGTTCTTTTTAAACATAGTACGACATGCCCGATTAGTCATGGTGCCTATACAGAATTTCAAGCTTATTGTAGTGAAGAAAGGGCAGTGCCAGCGTATTGCTTATACGTACAAGATGCGAGAGATGTTTCGAATCGTGTTGCAGAACAGTACAGCATTAAACATGAATCTCCGCAAGTGTTATACATAAAAGATGGGATGGTAGTATGGAATACGTCTCATTGGAACATAAAAAAAGACGCTTTAGAAGAGAATATTAAGTAA
- a CDS encoding aminopeptidase, translated as MKDPRIEKLAYNLINYSIRLQKGEKVLIENFGLQKELVTALVKEAYAAGGFPFVSLKDHQVDRSLLMGATEEHFEQIAAYEASVMKDMDAYIGLRSGDNINEQADVPSERMQIHGQTVGKKVHRDIRVPKTRWVVLRYPNASMAQLAKMSTEAFEDFYFEVCNLDYGKMDKAMDSLVTLMNKTDKVRLTGPGTDLTFSIKDIPAIKCSGHLNIPDGEVYSAPVRDSVNGTVSYNTPSPYNGYTFENVQLKFENGQIVEATANDTERINKIFDIDEGARYVGEFAIGVNPYILHPMGDILFDEKIDGSFHFTPGQAYDDAWNGNNSNIHWDLVCIQRPEYGGGEIYFDDVLIRKDGRFVVPELEALNPENLK; from the coding sequence ATGAAAGATCCACGCATTGAAAAGTTAGCATACAATTTAATTAACTACTCTATTCGCTTACAAAAAGGCGAAAAAGTATTAATTGAAAACTTTGGCTTACAAAAAGAACTTGTAACTGCACTTGTAAAAGAAGCATATGCAGCTGGTGGTTTCCCATTCGTTTCTTTAAAAGATCATCAAGTAGATCGCTCTTTATTAATGGGTGCTACTGAAGAACATTTCGAACAAATCGCAGCGTATGAAGCAAGCGTAATGAAAGATATGGACGCTTATATCGGTCTTCGCTCTGGTGATAACATTAACGAACAAGCTGACGTACCAAGTGAGAGAATGCAAATTCACGGTCAAACAGTTGGTAAGAAAGTTCATAGAGACATCCGCGTTCCAAAAACACGCTGGGTTGTTCTTCGCTACCCAAATGCTTCTATGGCACAGCTTGCGAAAATGAGCACAGAAGCTTTCGAAGACTTCTACTTCGAAGTATGTAACTTAGACTACGGTAAAATGGATAAGGCGATGGATAGCCTTGTTACATTAATGAATAAAACAGATAAAGTGCGCCTAACTGGACCTGGAACTGACTTAACATTCTCTATTAAAGACATTCCAGCAATTAAATGCTCAGGTCATTTAAACATTCCAGACGGTGAAGTATACTCTGCACCCGTTCGTGATTCTGTTAACGGTACAGTTTCTTACAACACGCCATCTCCTTACAACGGTTATACATTTGAAAATGTACAACTTAAGTTCGAGAACGGCCAAATCGTTGAAGCAACTGCAAACGATACAGAACGCATTAACAAAATCTTCGATATAGACGAAGGCGCACGCTACGTTGGTGAGTTCGCAATCGGCGTAAACCCATACATCTTGCATCCAATGGGAGATATCCTATTCGATGAAAAAATCGATGGCAGCTTCCACTTCACTCCTGGACAAGCTTACGACGATGCATGGAACGGTAACAACTCGAACATTCACTGGGATTTAGTATGCATCCAACGCCCTGAATACGGCGGCGGTGAAATTTACTTCGACGACGTACTAATCCGTAAAGACGGACGCTTCGTTGTACCTGAATTAGAAGCTTTAAATCCAGAGAACTTAAAATAA
- a CDS encoding PH domain-containing protein, whose protein sequence is MNFPIQRSKSVVFFVCLTLAFMFVYPLVMIVANKDHWMSALIGMGLCFIVNVPLVWEVFIKKHKVENGVLKYGILNDDIVLKEIRIIRQVGRSLEITTNSYKVHLLAMPQHMKQFLSLVEKENPHVKIEMVGKK, encoded by the coding sequence ATGAATTTTCCGATTCAAAGAAGTAAATCAGTAGTATTTTTCGTTTGTCTCACGTTAGCTTTTATGTTTGTGTATCCACTCGTCATGATTGTCGCAAATAAAGATCATTGGATGTCAGCGTTAATTGGGATGGGATTATGTTTCATTGTAAATGTCCCGCTCGTTTGGGAAGTATTTATTAAAAAGCATAAAGTAGAAAATGGTGTATTAAAGTACGGTATTTTAAATGACGATATCGTATTGAAAGAGATAAGAATCATTCGTCAAGTTGGGAGATCACTTGAAATTACGACGAATTCATATAAAGTACACCTGCTTGCGATGCCGCAACATATGAAGCAGTTTTTATCACTTGTAGAAAAAGAGAATCCACATGTGAAAATAGAAATGGTGGGTAAGAAATGA
- a CDS encoding DUF948 domain-containing protein encodes MQVLLYVSAAIIAVAFAVLVVYVCRTLLSVQKTLENVASTLEGLEKQMQGISVETEQLLHKTNALADDIQQKSQSLNKVVSGVDGIGTTIHSLNTKLRNVSESVTDEIENNADKVAQVVQWSSAAIEVYNHYRATRQEKKVEKEERKLERLEKKAEKKEKRSRLRMRGES; translated from the coding sequence ATGCAAGTTCTTTTATATGTAAGTGCAGCTATTATCGCGGTTGCTTTCGCTGTATTAGTAGTGTATGTATGCAGAACGTTGTTATCGGTTCAGAAGACGTTAGAAAACGTTGCAAGCACGTTAGAAGGTTTAGAAAAGCAAATGCAAGGGATTAGCGTAGAGACGGAGCAATTATTACATAAGACAAATGCGTTAGCTGATGACATTCAACAGAAGTCACAATCATTAAATAAAGTAGTGTCGGGTGTAGATGGAATTGGAACGACAATCCATTCTTTAAATACGAAACTTCGTAATGTATCAGAGTCTGTTACGGACGAAATTGAAAATAATGCAGATAAAGTAGCGCAAGTTGTACAGTGGAGTAGCGCAGCAATTGAAGTATACAATCATTATCGTGCGACAAGACAAGAGAAAAAGGTTGAAAAAGAAGAGCGTAAATTAGAAAGACTTGAGAAAAAAGCTGAAAAGAAAGAGAAGCGCTCTAGACTTCGTATGAGAGGTGAATCGTGA